Proteins from one Marinobacter alexandrii genomic window:
- a CDS encoding DUF1611 domain-containing protein — protein sequence MTALVYSEDELGKIDGKVANGLVRHSEKYDIVGVIDSSKKGLDAGEYLDGIKNNIQVFGNIDEAVESLSEIPEYFIYGIAPLESFLNERQRGAIIRAMKMGMNIVNGLPEFFSEDKEFVQTANKYGVSISDIRKPPARKDLHIFTGHINDIKTPVITVFGTDCAVGKRTTAVKLVEALKQEGRNAVFISTGQTGLLQGSKYGIAIDVLSSGFSTGEVENAILQAVEKEDPDIIVVEGQGALSHPAFTSSSAIIRGAMPDAFILQHPPKRINHCDYPQIPMPSIESEIKLIESFSKSRVIAITLNHEDMTDEEVDNTVLEYQNKYMLPTSDVLKHGCDKLVKELFKVFPALAQQKRQHADS from the coding sequence ATGACTGCATTAGTATACAGCGAAGATGAGTTGGGAAAGATCGATGGAAAAGTCGCGAATGGTCTTGTCAGGCATTCTGAAAAATATGACATTGTTGGTGTCATTGATAGCTCAAAAAAAGGACTTGATGCCGGTGAATATCTAGATGGCATAAAGAACAACATTCAGGTTTTTGGCAATATCGATGAAGCAGTAGAATCTTTGAGTGAGATTCCAGAATACTTCATTTATGGCATTGCGCCACTAGAATCTTTTTTGAACGAAAGACAAAGGGGAGCAATCATCCGCGCAATGAAAATGGGTATGAACATTGTCAACGGGTTGCCTGAGTTCTTCTCGGAAGACAAAGAGTTTGTTCAAACAGCTAATAAATATGGTGTTAGTATAAGCGATATACGGAAACCACCGGCCAGAAAAGACCTGCATATTTTCACAGGACATATCAATGACATTAAAACTCCAGTAATTACCGTTTTTGGAACCGATTGTGCCGTAGGAAAAAGAACAACTGCAGTAAAGTTGGTGGAGGCACTTAAACAAGAAGGAAGAAACGCAGTATTCATTTCCACAGGTCAAACAGGCCTTCTACAAGGTTCAAAATATGGTATCGCAATTGACGTATTAAGTTCAGGTTTTTCAACCGGTGAAGTGGAAAATGCCATTTTACAAGCTGTAGAAAAGGAAGATCCAGATATTATCGTTGTAGAAGGACAGGGTGCGTTGAGCCATCCTGCATTTACTTCTTCATCTGCTATCATTCGTGGAGCTATGCCCGATGCGTTCATTCTTCAACACCCACCTAAAAGAATCAATCATTGTGATTATCCACAAATACCTATGCCCTCGATTGAAAGTGAGATTAAATTGATCGAATCCTTTTCAAAATCGCGGGTCATTGCTATCACCCTTAATCATGAAGATATGACTGATGAAGAAGTGGACAATACGGTTTTAGAATATCAGAATAAATACATGCTTCCTACCTCAGATGTACTGAAGCATGGATGCGACAAGTTAGTAAAAGAGTTATTCAAAGTGTTTCCTGCACTTGCACAGCAAAAGAGGCAACATGCCGACTCCTGA
- a CDS encoding alanine/ornithine racemase family PLP-dependent enzyme: MPTPEISIDLEKIAHNVRTLKKGYGTKGIHIMGVTKVICGDPHLANILITNGLNHLADSRITNIKRMQRENVEAKFLLLRTLLSEVESVVKYADISLNTEISIIQALSKAAEKNNTIHKIILMIELGDLREGIMPIDLNRTVRSILKLQGIQLAGIGTNLACFGGIKPNERKMKQLSSMANDLEKRFKISLPIVSGGNSANYNWFESTGDLGRINNLRLGESIFLGCEPLEKEPIPDLFTDAFILYAEVMESGIKPSVPYGEIGLDAFGNEPAFKDYGQIQRVILGIGKQDVRIEGLIPPFEMTILGASSDHLVLKTNKTNLKVGDTVAFGLNYGSLLSAMNSNTVSKKYVQTNIHRRILPNGRSERPSTQGAFPHGAD; this comes from the coding sequence ATGCCGACTCCTGAAATAAGCATCGATCTCGAAAAGATCGCCCATAATGTCCGCACTCTTAAAAAAGGCTATGGTACTAAAGGAATCCATATCATGGGTGTCACTAAAGTTATTTGTGGAGATCCACATTTAGCTAACATACTGATAACGAATGGGCTGAATCATCTCGCAGATTCCAGGATCACCAATATCAAGAGAATGCAACGTGAAAATGTAGAAGCTAAATTTCTTCTGCTCAGAACACTATTAAGTGAAGTAGAGTCTGTGGTGAAATATGCAGACATAAGCTTAAACACAGAAATTTCGATCATTCAAGCACTTTCAAAGGCTGCAGAAAAAAATAACACTATTCATAAAATCATCTTAATGATTGAATTGGGTGATTTGCGAGAAGGGATAATGCCTATTGATCTCAACCGTACAGTTCGTAGTATTCTTAAGCTTCAAGGAATTCAATTGGCAGGGATTGGGACCAATTTAGCCTGTTTTGGTGGCATAAAGCCTAACGAACGAAAAATGAAACAGCTGTCTTCGATGGCAAATGATCTCGAAAAAAGATTCAAGATTTCACTGCCTATCGTTTCCGGAGGTAACTCTGCTAATTACAACTGGTTTGAGTCCACAGGTGACTTAGGAAGAATCAATAATCTACGTTTGGGGGAGTCTATATTTCTTGGGTGTGAACCATTGGAAAAAGAGCCAATACCTGACCTATTTACTGATGCATTTATCTTGTATGCTGAGGTAATGGAGTCTGGAATCAAACCTTCTGTACCATATGGTGAAATAGGACTGGATGCTTTTGGGAATGAGCCCGCATTTAAGGACTATGGTCAAATACAGAGAGTCATTTTAGGGATCGGGAAACAGGATGTGAGAATCGAAGGCTTAATTCCTCCTTTTGAGATGACCATACTCGGAGCAAGTAGCGATCACTTGGTACTTAAAACAAACAAAACAAATCTTAAAGTAGGTGACACAGTAGCATTTGGTCTAAATTATGGCTCGCTGCTGTCCGCTATGAATTCCAATACTGTATCCAAAAAATATGTCCAAACAAATATCCACCGAAGAATATTGCCAAATGGTAGAAGCGAAAGACCTTCAACACAAGGAGCTTTTCCCCACGGTGCAGATTAG
- a CDS encoding M15 family metallopeptidase: protein MKSLRDTAFNLIYEPSIKKDYRYLVREPIFEKIGRISKALDKESKRLIIRSVWRSFDHQRMLWDDCVDLQRKKHPEMRMDEIHKIVSYFIAPEKESTHTTGGAVDALIFDMKANQVMDFGTNDGLKIDLNKKCYPYHPEISSEAKKNRALLMGLFEKEDFVVDLKEYWHFDYGNAGWALEKGKDHAMYGIVENEPVIIL from the coding sequence ATGAAGAGCCTCCGAGACACTGCATTTAATTTGATTTATGAGCCCTCCATCAAGAAAGATTACAGATATCTTGTGAGAGAGCCGATCTTCGAAAAGATAGGGAGAATAAGCAAGGCTTTGGATAAAGAAAGCAAAAGATTGATCATTCGATCAGTCTGGAGATCCTTTGATCATCAACGAATGTTATGGGATGACTGTGTAGATCTCCAAAGAAAGAAGCACCCTGAAATGCGAATGGATGAAATTCATAAAATTGTATCTTATTTCATTGCTCCCGAAAAGGAATCAACCCATACCACAGGAGGAGCAGTAGATGCGTTAATATTCGATATGAAGGCGAACCAAGTAATGGATTTTGGAACAAATGACGGGCTGAAAATTGATCTTAATAAGAAATGTTATCCCTATCACCCAGAGATATCCAGTGAGGCAAAAAAGAATAGAGCCCTACTTATGGGCTTGTTTGAAAAAGAAGATTTTGTGGTCGATCTAAAAGAATATTGGCATTTCGATTACGGAAATGCAGGGTGGGCACTGGAAAAGGGGAAAGATCATGCCATGTATGGAATTGTTGAAAATGAGCCTGTAATCATTCTATAA